The Coleofasciculus chthonoplastes PCC 7420 sequence ATATAAGGTTCGGCATAATCAATCAACGCTTGACCCAAATCCGTCTCCCGCCAATCCTTTCCAGACTCAATCACCTCATCCATTAAAGCCGCTTCACCCGTCGCCCCGCGCACCTGGAAAATAACATCGTTATAATCCCCATCCGACTGGGTATCCACCCGCAAATCTTCCATCACAAAGGTACTTCCATCCCCGGTGACATCGGCAATTTGCCCGACATGAAACGCATCATCTGGATTCGCTGTCGCCATAGAAAATAGGGGACGCGCCGCCCCTCCCACATCGGGATTATCAAACACCCGTTGCACTGTATTATTGGGAACCAGCATGAAGCCAAACTCATCCCCTGGACGCATTTGGACTGTTTTAACTCCCAAATACTCTCCAGAATTTCGGTCACTTTCTCCTAATTCACCAACGAACCGCGCCCCTTCGGTTTGGTCACTAATCACCACATGACCTAATTCTGAATCACTCAACGCACGAGACGCCGCTTCCTGAATAAACGCCTCCGAACCCGGTTCAAACTCCTCCATCCCCTCTAAACTAAAGACAGCGAGTTCACCTTCATATCCCCCACCATCAAAGAGGAAATCAACACTAACGTCCCCTGTTTGTCCAACCGTAAATACACCGGATTCAAAGGTCACACTCGAACTATCTAACCCAGTTAATAGCGATTCACTTAACAGCGTTTCGTCCGTCAGCGCCTCATCCGTGGCTTCACTTTCCGCCACGTCATCCAGTGAGGTAACAAAGGGAATCTCCTCTAAGGTTTCCTCTCCTTCAACCGACGTGACAAAGGCAATCTCGTCTAAATCATTATCTGAAATAGTTTCAAACCCTTCCTCAAACTCCGGGATATCAATATCAGCAATTTGGTCAGCCGAGATATCGATATCCACGATATCTATGGGATTATCCGTGCCATCCAATACACCACTGGGCGTTAAAATCGGTTCTAATATAAAGGCTTGTGGTAACTCCTGACGCTTCTTTTTCGACGTAAAGCCTTGAGCAGCAGGACGTTTCTTTGATGAAAAATTAAACCAAGACATAGATGACCCTTTTGTGGAATTGTGCAGGTAAAATTACCGATTAAGCCAAGCGGCAAAATCTCTAAGCTGTTCGGCATTTAAACCTTAATGTCAATAATGGCGAAAGCCTTGTAGTGCGTTAAGCGAAGCCATGCCGCAGGCTTTGCATCTTGCTCGCTACTAATACTAATTTAAATGCATGACAGCTTATGATGTTCTGATTAGCTAAGGGGTTAAACCCATTCAAATGGGCAGGCAAGTTCGACTTTAGCCAAGCCGACAATTATGACGATGACTTAAGGAAACACTGGATAAGCACGCTGAACCCCAAACGCTGCTGCCAGTCAAGGTTAACAAATTGTCCAGCAAATCGGGTTACTGAATAGAGCGGCAATTGCCAGCAGCAAACTCGGACAGAAAACGTATTAAGTTGAAGGGAAAATCAACTGAATAAAACTCTAGCTTGTTCACTATCCTATACCGAAAGAATAAGCTTTGTCTGTAGTTTTTGATAAAGTTTACATAAAGCCGGTAACTTTTTCCTGACTCTCAGCAATAAGTCGTAAATGTTACAGTTTTTAACTTAACCCACCCTAGGAAAGTCTTAGCACATTGATAGAGACGCGCCATGGCGCGTCTCTACAAGAATGATGTGTCCTAACCGCTTGGCGGTTGCTATATCACGCCAGCCTGTTCTCCGTGAAATTACGGAAACGGTAAACTCCCCATTTCAGCCATTTAGCGTAGAACCCCGTAAGTCTCTGCTTAAAGATTTGATAAATTTATTAAAAAGTGATTGATTTCCCTTAACAGTTCCGTTTACCCTGCAAATAGGCATCTACGACAAACATCATGCAGGTTGGAAACGAACTCACAGCCAAAGAACAACAGGACTGGATATGTCCAGACATCAGTCCCCACTGGCAACTCAGCCAACAGGCGTCATCCAAACAGTATACTCTGCGATCGCGCCACGATAATCGTTATTTTCCCCTATCTCCAGCCGAGGTTTACGCCCTCAGCCATTTCACCGGAAATTTCACGGTTACTCAACTTCAACAGCAATGTCAGAAAAAATATAGTTCAGCCATTTCCCCGAATTTTATCCTGGATTTATGGCAAAAACTGATTACCATTGGCATTCTCACATCAGATGAATCCATTACACCCAACCCACCCGTTGAAACAGACAGAGGGCAAAACATAAACAATGGCAGAGAAATTCCCAACCCCAACCCTTCCCAGCCACAGCTAGATAATCAGATAGTAGACACCGACAACACAGAACACCAGCCAAATTCTCACCCCGCCAATCCCCTCAAACTTCAACTCAAATCCTGCGTTCAATGGATTCCCCACTCCGATGGCTACTGGATACTACGCAATCCCGAAGATATCACCTTTCTCCAAGTTGATTCTCCCAGTAAAGCCGCCATCAACCAACTAGGAAAACATCCCCCCGCCGATATCGCCAAAAACAATAACCTAACCCTTGAACAACTCCGCTATCTCCTACAACTCCTCACCGCCACCGGGATGTTAACCGGAACCCAACCCGCCAAACCTGCCAAACGAAAATTCACCCCGCTACAACTCCTCTTTTTCAAAGTTCCCCTCTTTAATCCCGACACTTGGTTAACTCGACATATCACTAAACTGCACTGGATTTGGACTCGTTCAATTGGTCTCATCCTGTGCTTTTTTTTAGCCTTTTCACTCTTCATTGGTTTATCCCAACGTCCCGAAATTCTCCTCACCGGACAACAATTAGTCGCAAATCAGGGCATTTCTCTACTATTCCCCTTTGCCCTACTCGCCATGTTAGTCGTCACCCTACACGAACTTGGACACGCCTTTACCCTGAAACATTACAAAGGCATTGTCCCCGAATTCGGGCTACTATTCATGTTTTTAATGCCCGCCGCTTATACCAATACCACAGACTCCTATTGTCTCTCGCGATTTAAACGAATCTTAGTCGTCGGCGCAGGTATTATTTGTCAACTAATTATCGCCGCCACCGCCTTCTGGTTATGGCAATCCTCAGCCAATTGGTTAGCCACCGCCAGCTATCTCCTCATGGTAGCCGCACTCTTTACCATCGCCCTCAACCTGAATCCCCTAGCCAAATTTGACGGCTACTACCTCGCCGTCGCCCTCACCGGAATCAACAACCTCCGCACTCGTTCCTTCCAATTTTATAGAAACCTACTACGCAGACACCCCAGCCCCGAACCCCGCCACAATCGCCTAATCCTCGCCACTTACGCCCCCTTCAGCCTCCTCTATATCCTCTTCGTCTTCAGTAGCATCTTCACCCTAATCACAAATTGGACATTAACCAACATCCCCTTCTGGACAATTACCCTACTCACCCTTTGGGCAATTTACTACTACTTCCCCCAAAAACCAACCGAGGTACACACAGACAAGAAAAACAAACCAAAAAATCCCTCCCCTAAACCCCTCTGCGAACCTCTGCGCTTCCCTCTGCGAACCTCTGCGTTTCAAAAAAAGCCCCAACCCCAACCCCTAACCACCATGAACCCCTCCCAACCCCTACAACTCGCCCCCCCAACCAGCAAACCCCACCTCCCCCTAAAACAAATCGCCATCCTCCTCACCATCGCCACCAGCTTAAGCCTAATCAGCCTCATCCCCACCTCCTTTGAAGTCGGCGGTTCCGTCGAACTCGAAACCCGCCAAGGCGCCAGAAGCATTGTCCGCACACCCATAGCCGGAATCATTACAAAAATCTACGTCAAACCCGGACAAACCGTCCAACCCGGACAAATTCTGGCACAATTATCCAGTTTAGAATTAGACCGAGAAATCGCCACCATCGAACAACAACTCGTCCAAGCCCATCAAGTCTTAGACAACGCCCAGAAACAACGCATCCGCGCCGAAGCCCAACTGGTAGAAGTCCAAGCCATAGCCGAAGCGATGATAGCAAAAACCCGTCGAGAAAGCCTACGCGCCAAAGCCCTCACCCAAGGTAAACTCACCCCCGACATTCAAGTCTTAAACACCCAACGTCAACGCCTGCAAGAACGCATCCCCGAACTCCAGGAAAAACTACAACGCTATCACCAACTCTACGAACAAGGCGCAATTTCCCGCAACCGCCGGGATGAAGTCGAAAGTGAACTGCATAACGTTGAAAGTAATCTAGTCGCCAAAACCCAAGAAATCGCCGCCGCCAAACAAAACCAAACCGACACCGCCCGTGACTTACAAACCGAAACCGCGTCTCAATTTGCCGCCATTGACGCCTCTGAAATGATTGCCCAGGCGGAATCCCAAATGATAACTCAACAACAAGCGATCGCGACGCTTAAAAACCGCTTATCTGAACTAAAAACCCTTAAACAAAATCTTACCCTACGTTCTCCCATTGCCGGGGTTATCCTCACCAATGATTTAGACTTGCGGCAAAATCAAGAACTCAAACCCACCGAAGACTTCCTCCTAGAAATTGCTGAACTCAGCAGCCTCACCGCCACGGTAGACATCAAGGAAGAAGACTTAGAATATGTGGAAAACCACAAACCCGTTACCTTCCGTCCCCGCCAAGCTAAACTAAGACCCTACACCGCCACCGTACAACGAATTCTGCCCCAAATCCAGCATGAACCCTCCCAACCCCAACCCATCGCCCAAGTGGAAATTGTTGTGGATAATAGTGATGGTAAACTCTATCCGGGAGCCACAGGATATGCCAAAATCTATTCAGAACGGATTCCCCTGTATCAACGTTTAGGGCGAGAACTCATGCGGTTAGTTCCCTTAGAGCGATTCCTGTGGCGATAACAATAAACTGTTCGGCATTTAAAGCTTAAGTAGGTAGGCACTGCTTAATAACAATATTTAAATGCATAACAGCTTAAAATGCTTGGCGAATTGAGGCGCTAAAAATGGCTTATAGTGACTTTACTACATTAAGTAAATTTAAGAAAGCGTTTAATTTACGGATTGATGAAGAATCTAATTTATTTGTCACTGTAGAACCCCTACAGCCGAGTGAATCGCTCGCCGCTACTTTAGCGGAAACAGTTGAACTGGCTCTGGCAATTAATACAGAAAAAGCCCGATCAGAAATGATAATTACACCGATTCTATTGGAGTTGAGAAGAAGAGTCAATTATCAAATTAGTTTATTCTCAGGTTCAGATTTTAATGTTGATTTGGAAAAAGGGTTAAATGGGTATTGTGATTTTATTATCAGTCGCTTTAAAGAGCAACTGACAATTAATGCTCCGGTGGCGATTATTGTAGAAGCTAAGAATGAAAACATTAAAGGTGGATTGGGACAGTGTGCGGCAGCAATGTTAGCAGCCCAGTTATTTAATCAGCAGGAAGAAAATGATATTCAGACGATTTATGGAGCGGTAACGACAGGAGATATTTGGAAGTTTCTAAAGTTAGAGAATGCTGATATCTGTATCGACTTGAGCAATTATTACATTAAAGATATACATAAAATTTTAGGTATTTTATTTAAAAGCGTTCAGGCTTGAATAAAATTCGCCCTTCACAACCGATCAGATTGATAGGAAAAGGCGGATCAAAGATACCGATAAATCTATTTAGGGCTTGCTGCACAAAGCCGAAAACTGTAGGGGCGGGTTTAGGGACAATTGTAGGGGCGGGTTTAGGGAATCAATTCAGATATCCACCGATAACGGAAAAACAAAACCCGCCCTCCCCACCGATACTGTACCTCATCAACCACCAAATCTGCTGTATCATCATTTGGCGATTAACGACTCAACGAAGGAAGAAAACTAACTAACTCCGGGAACGCAATAATCAACACAACAATTAGCGCCTGAAGCAAAATAAATGGAATTACCCCCCAGTAAATCTCCGTTGTCTTCACCTCCGGTGGGGCGACACCCCGTAAGTAAAACAGGGCAAAGCCAAAGGGCGGTGTGAGAAAGGAGGTTTGCAGATTCGCCCCCAAAATAACCCCATACCAGACAAGATTCACGTCTAGAGATTGCGCTACAGGAGTAAACAAGGGAACGATAATAAAGGCAATTTCAAAAAAGTCAATAAAAAAGCCTAAAATAAAAACCGTTACCATACTCACTGCCAGAAAGCCAATCTGACCTCCGGGTAAATTGGCGAGAATATCAAACATAAACTGATCGCCATTTAACCCGCGAAAGACTAAACTAAACGCCGTAGAACCCAGTAGGATAAAAATCACCATGCTGGTAATTCGTAGCGTGGCATCACAGGCTTGGCGTAACGATAACCAGCTTAACTGACGATTAGCTGCAGCGAGTACCATCGCGCCTACACACCCCACCGCCCCAGCTTCGGTTGGTGTGGCAAAGCCAAAAAAGATACTGCCTAAGACTAACAGAATTAATAATAACGGTGGAACCATGGCAAACAGAACCCGGCGTCCTAAAGCTTTCCCGCCAATGTCACGAACCTCAGCAGGTAAAGCCGGTGCAGCGCTGGGTTTTAACCATGCCACAATCAGTACATGTACCGCAAAAGCGGTGGTCATTAATAAACCGGGAATCAGAGATCCAATAAATAAGTCCCCGACAGAAATTCCTAATTGATCCGCTAATACAACTAACACGACACTCGGCGGGATAATCTGTCCCAATGTCCCCGATGCCGCAATTACTCCCGTTGCTAACCGTTTATCATAGCCGTAGCGCAACATAATCGGTAAAGAAATCAGTCCCATTGCCACTACGGTTGCAGCGACAACCCCAGTAGTTGCGGCTAATAGCGCCCCGACTAATACTACAGCTAAGGCAAGTCCCCCCCGCAGACGCCCGAACAAAATCCCCATAGTTTCTAACAGGCGTTCAGCAATGCCAGATTTTTCTAGCATGGAACCCAAGAAAATAAAATAAGGGATTGCCAATAGGGTATAATTTGCCATAATCCCAAAAATGCGCTGAGGCATGGCAGTGAGGAAGATAGGGTCAAAGACACCCAAACTCACACCAATAATCGCAAAGGCGATCGCAACGCCTCCCAGAGAGAATGCCACAGGATAGCCTAGGGACAGAAATACCAGCGCCCCGGCAAACATCAGCGGACCTAGCCATTCATAATCCAGCGTCATGATGTTCCTCCTGGGGTGTGAGATAGCCTGTGAAAATTGCCCAGTTTTTAATCCCTTGGGAAATCCCTTGCAGAATCAAGAGGACAAAGCTGACAATAATCATGGATTTGATCGGATAGCGGGGTAATCCCCCCGGATCAGGAGACATTTCCCGAATTGCCCAGGAATTGAGAATGGTTCCCCAGGAGAAATAAATCACCATTAAACAAAAGGGAATTAAGAATAACACGGTGCCGATTAAATCAGCTAGGGCTTTCCATTTCGGTGACCAACTTTTATGGAACACATCCACCCGGACGTGTTCATCATGGCGCAGGGCGTAAGCGGCACCCAAGAGGAATACCAAGTCAAATAAATACCATTGCCCTTCAATAAAGGCATTGGAACTCAGGTTTTGACCGACGAAATAGCCAATATAGCGTCCGGCGACATTCCAGGTACCGATCGCGATCATTAATAATACTAGCCAGTAGGTTAGGCGACCAACCCATTCGTTGAAGGCATCAATGAGTCGAGAAATCTGTAATAATTGCTGCAAGGCTTATGGCTTCTCCTGAAACACCAGATGTGTATTTTACCGCCACTGTTGCCAGGACTGTAGCACTTAACCAGAAACTTTCGCCTTTTTCTGGGGGCATGAGGAGACAGTTATGAATTCCAGTTCCCTCCCCTTGATAAGGGGAGGGTTAGGGTGGGGTTCAGATATACCGTAAGGTGGGCATTGCCCACCAGCCTTAAGCAGCGTACCATTCGGTTTAGGATAGTTTGAAGTAATACGAGATATTAAAATTAATGCTCGGCGTAATTCGGAAAGTTGGTAAAATTAGACGCTGGTTGCCCATAAACGAACAGTGGTGGGTCAAATTTGACCTACTACGAACATTAGTTCGCCGGGATTTGGAAGCACGGTATAAGGGTTCGGTATTGGGGAATTTGTGGCCCCTCCTCAATCAACTCTCGCAGTTGCTGATTTATACCTACGTGTTTTCCATTGTCCTGAAGGTGAAGCTAAGTCTGAAAGGATTACCTGCGGATAACAATATTGCCTTTGGCTTATGGTTGTTTGCCGGGTTATTGCCGTGGATTGCCTTTACTGGCGGGTTAACCCAATCAGCGGGTTCGGTAGTCGGACAACCCAATTTGGTAAAAAAGGTGGTGTTTCCCTTGGCACTATTACCACTGGTTCCCGTATTATCGACATTTATTGAAAGTGCCTTAGGGTTAGCCGCGTTGATTGTGTTAGTGGCTATATCTTCAGGAACATTACATGCCACATTAGCGTTATTGCCTTTAGTGTGGTTAACCCAGTTGTTATTAACCGCCGGATTAGGATATTTGGCTGCTGGGTTAACCGTATTTTTGCGAGATATTCCCCAAACGTTAGGGGTGATTTTGAATCTTTGGTTTTATATGACGCCGATTGTCTATCCCGCTTCGGTGATTCCCGAACACTTACGGGATTGGGTATTTTGGTTGAATCCTCTAGCGGTGATTGCTCAGGTTTATCGGGATTTAGTATTACTGGGTTCAGTGGAACATGGGTTAGAATGGGCAGTCGCGTTTGGCGTTTCTGGGGTAGTGTTTGGTGTGGGGCTTTGGTGTTATCAGAAATTGCGTCCCGCGTTTGCAGATGTATTATAGAGCGTTAAATGCGGCAAGCATTGGTGTCAACTTAAGGTAGAAAAGCAATGCTGGTAAGGTTTTAAGCTGTGTCTATCTACTTCTCGGCATTTCCCCCTCATCCCCTAACCCCTTCTCCCACCGTGGGGAGAAGGGGAATCGGATTCTCTTGCTCCCCTCTCCCCGGCGTGGGAGAGGGGCTGGGGGTGAGGGGTTGAGCTTAAGTTGACACCAATGTCCGGCAAGTCGCCCCTACAGTATTTTTGGGTAGGCAATTATTCTTGAGCAATTTGTAAAATTCGTTGGTAAAGATTATTAGTCATCCAAAAACCCGCTTCATTGATTAAAGCATCTAAAAAAGTTCCTGGTACATTAAACCTTGTCAGTTCTGCGTAAACGGCTTGTGGAATCAGAATTGTGCCGTAGAGTTGGTAGAGTAGATCAAGCTGTGCGATCGCGGCTAAATTGGTAATCGGTGAGGTATTACTAACAATAGTCAAAGATAACCCATCTCCCGCATCATTGTCACCTCAGCATCCAATTCCGGCACATCATAATGCACAGGAATCTGACGACTTGCGAGCAGCTTTTGAAAATGTAAACGGGGCAAAGAAGCCAATCGACTGGCTTGCGCTAATGTCAAGCGTTCCTGCTGAAACAGCAGAATGGCAATTTCTTGTAACATCTCTACATCGGAGAGTTGGGCGATGTTCAGAACTTCATCGGGAATAACAACAGCCATCGGGTAAACTTTAGACTCATTTACTCCTATTGTAAAGACAGGGGGAATGGAAACTAAACCCCTACGGTTTGGGTTGGTGTGGCAATTTTGATAGAATCGACGCGATCGCATAATTCCTAAACCACGACAAAATCGGCTACACTGACTTGATTGGCTTGTACGCCGATTAACATGGCTAA is a genomic window containing:
- a CDS encoding DUF4114 domain-containing protein; its protein translation is MSWFNFSSKKRPAAQGFTSKKKRQELPQAFILEPILTPSGVLDGTDNPIDIVDIDISADQIADIDIPEFEEGFETISDNDLDEIAFVTSVEGEETLEEIPFVTSLDDVAESEATDEALTDETLLSESLLTGLDSSSVTFESGVFTVGQTGDVSVDFLFDGGGYEGELAVFSLEGMEEFEPGSEAFIQEAASRALSDSELGHVVISDQTEGARFVGELGESDRNSGEYLGVKTVQMRPGDEFGFMLVPNNTVQRVFDNPDVGGAARPLFSMATANPDDAFHVGQIADVTGDGSTFVMEDLRVDTQSDGDYNDVIFQVRGATGEAALMDEVIESGKDWRETDLGQALIDYAEPY
- a CDS encoding efflux RND transporter periplasmic adaptor subunit — translated: MQVGNELTAKEQQDWICPDISPHWQLSQQASSKQYTLRSRHDNRYFPLSPAEVYALSHFTGNFTVTQLQQQCQKKYSSAISPNFILDLWQKLITIGILTSDESITPNPPVETDRGQNINNGREIPNPNPSQPQLDNQIVDTDNTEHQPNSHPANPLKLQLKSCVQWIPHSDGYWILRNPEDITFLQVDSPSKAAINQLGKHPPADIAKNNNLTLEQLRYLLQLLTATGMLTGTQPAKPAKRKFTPLQLLFFKVPLFNPDTWLTRHITKLHWIWTRSIGLILCFFLAFSLFIGLSQRPEILLTGQQLVANQGISLLFPFALLAMLVVTLHELGHAFTLKHYKGIVPEFGLLFMFLMPAAYTNTTDSYCLSRFKRILVVGAGIICQLIIAATAFWLWQSSANWLATASYLLMVAALFTIALNLNPLAKFDGYYLAVALTGINNLRTRSFQFYRNLLRRHPSPEPRHNRLILATYAPFSLLYILFVFSSIFTLITNWTLTNIPFWTITLLTLWAIYYYFPQKPTEVHTDKKNKPKNPSPKPLCEPLRFPLRTSAFQKKPQPQPLTTMNPSQPLQLAPPTSKPHLPLKQIAILLTIATSLSLISLIPTSFEVGGSVELETRQGARSIVRTPIAGIITKIYVKPGQTVQPGQILAQLSSLELDREIATIEQQLVQAHQVLDNAQKQRIRAEAQLVEVQAIAEAMIAKTRRESLRAKALTQGKLTPDIQVLNTQRQRLQERIPELQEKLQRYHQLYEQGAISRNRRDEVESELHNVESNLVAKTQEIAAAKQNQTDTARDLQTETASQFAAIDASEMIAQAESQMITQQQAIATLKNRLSELKTLKQNLTLRSPIAGVILTNDLDLRQNQELKPTEDFLLEIAELSSLTATVDIKEEDLEYVENHKPVTFRPRQAKLRPYTATVQRILPQIQHEPSQPQPIAQVEIVVDNSDGKLYPGATGYAKIYSERIPLYQRLGRELMRLVPLERFLWR
- a CDS encoding TRAP transporter large permease encodes the protein MTLDYEWLGPLMFAGALVFLSLGYPVAFSLGGVAIAFAIIGVSLGVFDPIFLTAMPQRIFGIMANYTLLAIPYFIFLGSMLEKSGIAERLLETMGILFGRLRGGLALAVVLVGALLAATTGVVAATVVAMGLISLPIMLRYGYDKRLATGVIAASGTLGQIIPPSVVLVVLADQLGISVGDLFIGSLIPGLLMTTAFAVHVLIVAWLKPSAAPALPAEVRDIGGKALGRRVLFAMVPPLLLILLVLGSIFFGFATPTEAGAVGCVGAMVLAAANRQLSWLSLRQACDATLRITSMVIFILLGSTAFSLVFRGLNGDQFMFDILANLPGGQIGFLAVSMVTVFILGFFIDFFEIAFIIVPLFTPVAQSLDVNLVWYGVILGANLQTSFLTPPFGFALFYLRGVAPPEVKTTEIYWGVIPFILLQALIVVLIIAFPELVSFLPSLSR
- a CDS encoding TRAP transporter small permease subunit, with product MQQLLQISRLIDAFNEWVGRLTYWLVLLMIAIGTWNVAGRYIGYFVGQNLSSNAFIEGQWYLFDLVFLLGAAYALRHDEHVRVDVFHKSWSPKWKALADLIGTVLFLIPFCLMVIYFSWGTILNSWAIREMSPDPGGLPRYPIKSMIIVSFVLLILQGISQGIKNWAIFTGYLTPQEEHHDAGL
- a CDS encoding ABC transporter permease encodes the protein MLGVIRKVGKIRRWLPINEQWWVKFDLLRTLVRRDLEARYKGSVLGNLWPLLNQLSQLLIYTYVFSIVLKVKLSLKGLPADNNIAFGLWLFAGLLPWIAFTGGLTQSAGSVVGQPNLVKKVVFPLALLPLVPVLSTFIESALGLAALIVLVAISSGTLHATLALLPLVWLTQLLLTAGLGYLAAGLTVFLRDIPQTLGVILNLWFYMTPIVYPASVIPEHLRDWVFWLNPLAVIAQVYRDLVLLGSVEHGLEWAVAFGVSGVVFGVGLWCYQKLRPAFADVL
- a CDS encoding UPF0175 family protein: MAVVIPDEVLNIAQLSDVEMLQEIAILLFQQERLTLAQASRLASLPRLHFQKLLASRQIPVHYDVPELDAEVTMMREMGYL